The DNA segment GTTCAGCAATATATATACCAAGACTGACCTACATGTTCATCGTTGGGTGATCTTATATATCTTTGTTATGATAATAAAATCTTATTCCTAGCGCAGTATCACTTTTGATACGAATGACGTCATCTGTGAACCATTGGAATTCACCATTGCTATAAAAAAATTATTTGAATCAGTCCATCAAACGTGTTTAACGGGATGACCAATCTTCAGAAGCTTCATTCATATTTTGCAAAGGGTGCGATTGTAAGGTCTCTTTTATAGTTGTGGTTAATTTATTTTCTGAATGGTAAAATTTAAAAATGTCAAAAAACAAAATAACTACCCTCAAAATCGACATAGACATTTAATCTATAGGCATATTTTACAACGTTATATCGACGGAACCTGAAAAATGACTCAATCAATCGCATTTCTTGGACTTGGTGCTATGGGCTGGCGTATGGCTGCGCACTTACCGAAAGCATTCTCGGATGTACGGGTTTGGAATCGTACATTTAGCAAGGCAGAAGCCCATGCACTACAGTTCGGTACACAGGCCAGCTCTATTGAGAATGCTGTTCAGGCTGATATTATTTTTTCATGTTTACCGACTAGTGCTGAAGTTGAAGCTTTAATTGCCACCTATCCACCTAAAGCAGGAAGCATCTGGGTAGATTGTACCAGTGGTGAGCCAACCTCCGCTCAGCGCGTTTCTGCAAAGCTTGCAGAAAATAACGTTCACTTCTTAGATGCGCCTGTTTCGGGTCAAACCATTGGTGCTGAAAAGGGGATTTTGACAGTGATGGTGGGTGGTGATGTGGTTGCACTTGAACGTGCACGCTCTGCAATTGAGCCTTTTGCAGGGCTGATTGAACATGTTGGAGGGAGCGGAGCAGGTTTTGCTGTTAAGGCCGTCAATAACATGTTATTGGCCGTAAATCTTTGGTCAGTTGCTGAAGGTTTTAGTGCCCTAAAAGCACATGGTGTTAATCTTGAAAGCGCGCTCACTTGCATCAATGCTTCAAGCGGTCGTAGTTTGGCTTCAGAAAACACGTTTCCTCAACGCGTATTAAATCGTGAGTTTCCCTTAACGTTTGCATTGAATCTACTCGCAAAAGATACAGGTATTGCGATTGATCTGGCGCACAGTGCGAAACTCCCCTCTCCTTTACTTGCACTGACCCAAAGCTTATACCGTGCAGCGAGCAATAGTCTGCCTGAAGACAGCGACTTTTCTGCAGTGGTGAAGTTGTTAGAAAGCTGGACAGGACAAGTCTTAGAAGTTTAAGTCCACACATTCGCGATTATTCATCAGCATACATACCTGAGAAAATCGATTGAACGAGCCATCTCAAATGTTAAGTCTGCGTCAGTTAAGCGCATCAAATCCACAGGACATTGACGCGCTTCTTCTATTATTTGAGCAAGCATCTGACTACTTCCACATCATTGAAGATCGACCACCTGAATACAATGATGCCTATCTTACGCTGACTGAGCTTCCCCTACTAAAAGGCATCGAAGATAAGCGATGCATGGGATTTTATCTAGACCACCTATTGGTTGGATGTATAGATATGATTAGGGGATATCCTGAGACTCATATTGCCTATCTTGGTTTGATACTTTTTTCTGAAAATTATCAAAGGCAAGGTTTGGGAAAGAAGGGCGTGGAGTATGCAACTCAAATGTCAAAATCCTGGGGCTGTACTATGCTCCGTTTAGCGGTAATTGAAACCAATCAACTTGCATTTTCCTTCTGGCAACGACAAGGTTTTAAAGAAATTTATCGTAAATCCCTCCTCCAATATACAGGTCAGGCGATTGTGATGGAGCGTCATATCTAGAGTTTATGATGGTATACCCTATTTAGGAGTTTTCACTTGAGAACAATTGGTTTGATCGGTGGCATGAGCTGGGAGTCTACGATTCCTTACTATCGAATGATCAATGAAACAATTAAAGATCATTTAGGTGGATTACATTCAGCAAAAATAATTCTTTATAGTGTTGATTTACAGCCTATCGTAGAGCTTCAGCACACAGCGAATTGGTTAGAAGCCGGTCGGCAACTTGCAGAGATCGCTTTGTTACTTGAAGGCGCGGGTGCTGAAAGCATCGTGCTCTGTACCAATACGATGCATAAAGTTGCGCCTGCAATTGAAAGCGCCGTGAATATCCCTCTACTCCACGTCGTAGACGTCACAGCTGAGGCTATAAAACAATCCAAGTTTAAAACCGTGGGGCTACTTGGCACACGCTTTACAATGGAGCAGGATTTTTATCGAAAAAGATTTGAGAATGGTCACGATATAAACATTGTGATCCCCGATGAAAGAGATCGTGAAACAGTCCATCAAGTGATTTATCAAGAACTGTGTTTAGGGCAAATTCTTGATTCTTCACTTAGGGAATATCGCAGGATAATGCAGCGATTAATAGATAACGGCGCTGAAGCAATTATTTTAGGCTGCACTGAGATCTCAATGCTTGTGCATCAGGTGGATTGTTCCGTTCCACTTTTTGATACGACAGCACTGCACGCAAAGTTTGCTGCGGAATGGGCCTTGTCTGAATCGAGTTAATCATCACTAACAAAGACTTGTTTAACCCAGATCAGTTCACATGCACCAGCACCGCTATCTTCGCGAGTAAGAGAGCTTTTCCATTTCCAACGTTTATGTTGATCAGTAATTTCTACCAA comes from the Aquirhabdus parva genome and includes:
- a CDS encoding aspartate/glutamate racemase family protein, encoding MRTIGLIGGMSWESTIPYYRMINETIKDHLGGLHSAKIILYSVDLQPIVELQHTANWLEAGRQLAEIALLLEGAGAESIVLCTNTMHKVAPAIESAVNIPLLHVVDVTAEAIKQSKFKTVGLLGTRFTMEQDFYRKRFENGHDINIVIPDERDRETVHQVIYQELCLGQILDSSLREYRRIMQRLIDNGAEAIILGCTEISMLVHQVDCSVPLFDTTALHAKFAAEWALSESS
- a CDS encoding GNAT family N-acetyltransferase, translated to MLSLRQLSASNPQDIDALLLLFEQASDYFHIIEDRPPEYNDAYLTLTELPLLKGIEDKRCMGFYLDHLLVGCIDMIRGYPETHIAYLGLILFSENYQRQGLGKKGVEYATQMSKSWGCTMLRLAVIETNQLAFSFWQRQGFKEIYRKSLLQYTGQAIVMERHI
- a CDS encoding NAD(P)-dependent oxidoreductase — its product is MTQSIAFLGLGAMGWRMAAHLPKAFSDVRVWNRTFSKAEAHALQFGTQASSIENAVQADIIFSCLPTSAEVEALIATYPPKAGSIWVDCTSGEPTSAQRVSAKLAENNVHFLDAPVSGQTIGAEKGILTVMVGGDVVALERARSAIEPFAGLIEHVGGSGAGFAVKAVNNMLLAVNLWSVAEGFSALKAHGVNLESALTCINASSGRSLASENTFPQRVLNREFPLTFALNLLAKDTGIAIDLAHSAKLPSPLLALTQSLYRAASNSLPEDSDFSAVVKLLESWTGQVLEV